The following coding sequences are from one Hippopotamus amphibius kiboko isolate mHipAmp2 chromosome 9, mHipAmp2.hap2, whole genome shotgun sequence window:
- the APLP2 gene encoding amyloid beta precursor like protein 2 isoform X3 — protein MAATGTAAAAATGKLLVLLLLGLTAPAAALAGYIEALAANAGTGFAVAEPQIAMFCGKLNMHVNIQTGKWEPDPTGTQSCFGTKEEVLQYCQEMYPELQITNVMEANQPVSVDNWCRRDKKQCKTHIVIPFKCLVGEFVSDVLLVPEKCQFSHKERMEVCENHQHWHTVVKEACLTQGMSLYSYGMLLPCGVDQFHGTEYVCCPQTKVVESAVSKEEEEEEEEDEEEDEEEDYDIYKSEFPTEADLEDFTEAAVDEDDEEEEEGEEVVEDRDYYYDTFKGGDYNEESPTEPSSDGTAAETEISHDVKVPPTPLPTNDVDVYFETSADDNEHARFQKAKEQLEIRHRNRMDRVKKEWEEAELQAKNLPKAERQTLIQHFQAMVKALEKEAASEKQQLVETHLARVEAMLNDRRRVALENYLAALQSDPPRPHRILQALRRYVRAENKDRLHTIRHYQHVLAVDPEKAAQMKSQVMTHLHVIEERRNQSLSLLYKVPYVAQEIQEEIDELLQEQRADMDQFTASVSETPVDVRVSSEESEEILPFHPLHPFPPLPEREDTQPQLYHPMKKGSALGEPEGGLIGAEEKVINNKKKADENMVIDETLDVKEMIFNAERVGGLEEEPESVGPLREDFSLSSSALIGLLVIAVAIATVIVISLVMLRKRQYGTISHGIVEVDPMLTPEERHLNKMQNHGYENPTYKYLEQMQI, from the exons GCCCTCGCAGCCAACGCCGGAACAGGATTTGCTGTCGCTGAGCCTCAGATTGCAATGTTTTGTGGGAAGTTAAATATGCACGTGAACATTCAGACTGGGAAATGGGAACCTGACCCAACGGGCACTCAGAGCTGCTTCGGAACAAAAGAAGAAGTTCTCCAGTACTGTCAGGAG ATGTATCCAGAGCTGCAGATCACAAATGTGATGGAGGCAAACCAGCCTGTCAGCGTGGACAACTGGTGCCGGAGGGACAAGAAGCAGTGCAAGACTCACATCGTGATCCCCTTCAAGTGTCTCG TGGGTGAGTTTGTAAGTGACGTTCTGCTAGTTCCAGAAAAGTGCCAGTTTTCCCACAAGGAGCGGATGGAGGTGTGCGAGAATCACCAGCACTGGCACACCGTGGTCAAAGAG GCCTGCCTGACCCAGGGAATGAGCTTGTACAGCTATGGCATGCTGCTCCCCTGTGGGGTGGACCAGTTCCACGGCACCGAGTACGTGTGCTGCCCTCAGACAAAGGTTGTTGAATCTGCTGTGTctaaagaagaggaggaggaggaggaggaggatgaagaggaggatgaagaggaagacTACGATATTTATAAAAG TGAATTTCCCACTGAAGCGGACCTGGAAGACTTCACAGAAGCAGCTGTGGACGAGGatgacgaggaggaggaggaaggggaggaagtggTGGAAGACCGTGATTACTACTACGACACCTTCAAGGGAGGTGACTACAACGAGGAGAGCCCAACGGAGCCCAGCAGCGACGGGACCGCTGCGGAGACGGAGATCTCTCACGACGTCAAAG TTCCCCCAACTCCTCTGCCAACCAATGATGTCGACGTGTATTTCGAGACCTCTGCAGATGACAACGAGCACGCCCGCTTCCAGAAGGCCAAGGAGCAGCTGGAAATCCGGCACCGAAACCGCATGGACAGG GTGAAGAAGGAATGGGAAGAGGCTGAACTTCAAGCAAAGAACCTCCCCAAAGCAGAGAGGCAGACTCTCATTCAG CACTTCCAAGCCATGGTGAAGGCGCTGGAGAAGGAAGCGGCCAGCGAGAAGCAGCAGCTGGTGGAGACGCACCTGGCGCGGGTGGAGGCCATGCTCAACGACCGCCGCCGGGTGGCGCTGGAGAACTACCTGGCGGCCCTGCAGTCAGATCCTCCGCGG CCCCATCGCATTCTGCAAGCCTTGCGGCGCTACGTCCGCGCTGAGAACAAAGATCGCCTCCACACCATCCGTCATTACCAGCACGTGCTGGCTGTCGACCCCGAAAAGGCGGCCCAGATGAAGTCCCAG GTGATGACACATCTCCATGTGATTGAAGAAAGGAGGAACCAGAGCCTCTCTCTGCTCTACAAAGTACCTTACGTGGCCCaagaaatccaagaggaaattG ATGAGCTGCTTCAGGAACAGCGAGCGGACATGGACCAGTTCACCGCCTCCGTCTCGGAGACCCCCGTGGACGTGCGAGTGAGCTCAGAAGAGAGTGAGGAGATCCTGCCGTTCCACCCCCTCCATCCCTTCCCGCCCCTGCCTGAGCGCGAAG ACACTCAACCGCAGCTGTATCACCCAATGAAAAAAG GATCTGCGCTGGGAGAGCCGGAAGGAGGACTAATCGGGGCCGAGGAGAAAGTGATTAACAATAAGAAGAAAGCGGATGAAAATATG GTCATTGATGAGACCCTGGACGTGAAGGAGATGATTTTCAACGCCGAGAGAGTCGGAGGCCTCGAGGAGGAGCCG GAATCTGTGGGGCCCCTGCGGGAGGACTTCAGCCTGAGCAGCAGCGCCCTCATCGGCCTGCTGGTCATCGCAGTGGCCATCGCCACGGTCATCGTCATCAGCCTGGTGATGCTGAGGAAGAGGCAGTACGGCACCATCAGCCACGGGATCGTGGAG
- the APLP2 gene encoding amyloid beta precursor like protein 2 isoform X4: MAATGTAAAAATGKLLVLLLLGLTAPAAALAGYIEALAANAGTGFAVAEPQIAMFCGKLNMHVNIQTGKWEPDPTGTQSCFGTKEEVLQYCQEMYPELQITNVMEANQPVSVDNWCRRDKKQCKTHIVIPFKCLVGEFVSDVLLVPEKCQFSHKERMEVCENHQHWHTVVKEACLTQGMSLYSYGMLLPCGVDQFHGTEYVCCPQTKVVESAVSKEEEEEEEEDEEEDEEEDYDIYKSEFPTEADLEDFTEAAVDEDDEEEEEGEEVVEDRDYYYDTFKGGDYNEESPTEPSSDGTAAETEISHDVKVPPTPLPTNDVDVYFETSADDNEHARFQKAKEQLEIRHRNRMDRVKKEWEEAELQAKNLPKAERQTLIQHFQAMVKALEKEAASEKQQLVETHLARVEAMLNDRRRVALENYLAALQSDPPRPHRILQALRRYVRAENKDRLHTIRHYQHVLAVDPEKAAQMKSQVMTHLHVIEERRNQSLSLLYKVPYVAQEIQEEIDELLQEQRADMDQFTASVSETPVDVRVSSEESEEILPFHPLHPFPPLPEREGSALGEPEGGLIGAEEKVINNKKKADENMVIDETLDVKEMIFNAERVGGLEEEPESVGPLREDFSLSSSALIGLLVIAVAIATVIVISLVMLRKRQYGTISHGIVEVDPMLTPEERHLNKMQNHGYENPTYKYLEQMQI; encoded by the exons GCCCTCGCAGCCAACGCCGGAACAGGATTTGCTGTCGCTGAGCCTCAGATTGCAATGTTTTGTGGGAAGTTAAATATGCACGTGAACATTCAGACTGGGAAATGGGAACCTGACCCAACGGGCACTCAGAGCTGCTTCGGAACAAAAGAAGAAGTTCTCCAGTACTGTCAGGAG ATGTATCCAGAGCTGCAGATCACAAATGTGATGGAGGCAAACCAGCCTGTCAGCGTGGACAACTGGTGCCGGAGGGACAAGAAGCAGTGCAAGACTCACATCGTGATCCCCTTCAAGTGTCTCG TGGGTGAGTTTGTAAGTGACGTTCTGCTAGTTCCAGAAAAGTGCCAGTTTTCCCACAAGGAGCGGATGGAGGTGTGCGAGAATCACCAGCACTGGCACACCGTGGTCAAAGAG GCCTGCCTGACCCAGGGAATGAGCTTGTACAGCTATGGCATGCTGCTCCCCTGTGGGGTGGACCAGTTCCACGGCACCGAGTACGTGTGCTGCCCTCAGACAAAGGTTGTTGAATCTGCTGTGTctaaagaagaggaggaggaggaggaggaggatgaagaggaggatgaagaggaagacTACGATATTTATAAAAG TGAATTTCCCACTGAAGCGGACCTGGAAGACTTCACAGAAGCAGCTGTGGACGAGGatgacgaggaggaggaggaaggggaggaagtggTGGAAGACCGTGATTACTACTACGACACCTTCAAGGGAGGTGACTACAACGAGGAGAGCCCAACGGAGCCCAGCAGCGACGGGACCGCTGCGGAGACGGAGATCTCTCACGACGTCAAAG TTCCCCCAACTCCTCTGCCAACCAATGATGTCGACGTGTATTTCGAGACCTCTGCAGATGACAACGAGCACGCCCGCTTCCAGAAGGCCAAGGAGCAGCTGGAAATCCGGCACCGAAACCGCATGGACAGG GTGAAGAAGGAATGGGAAGAGGCTGAACTTCAAGCAAAGAACCTCCCCAAAGCAGAGAGGCAGACTCTCATTCAG CACTTCCAAGCCATGGTGAAGGCGCTGGAGAAGGAAGCGGCCAGCGAGAAGCAGCAGCTGGTGGAGACGCACCTGGCGCGGGTGGAGGCCATGCTCAACGACCGCCGCCGGGTGGCGCTGGAGAACTACCTGGCGGCCCTGCAGTCAGATCCTCCGCGG CCCCATCGCATTCTGCAAGCCTTGCGGCGCTACGTCCGCGCTGAGAACAAAGATCGCCTCCACACCATCCGTCATTACCAGCACGTGCTGGCTGTCGACCCCGAAAAGGCGGCCCAGATGAAGTCCCAG GTGATGACACATCTCCATGTGATTGAAGAAAGGAGGAACCAGAGCCTCTCTCTGCTCTACAAAGTACCTTACGTGGCCCaagaaatccaagaggaaattG ATGAGCTGCTTCAGGAACAGCGAGCGGACATGGACCAGTTCACCGCCTCCGTCTCGGAGACCCCCGTGGACGTGCGAGTGAGCTCAGAAGAGAGTGAGGAGATCCTGCCGTTCCACCCCCTCCATCCCTTCCCGCCCCTGCCTGAGCGCGAAG GATCTGCGCTGGGAGAGCCGGAAGGAGGACTAATCGGGGCCGAGGAGAAAGTGATTAACAATAAGAAGAAAGCGGATGAAAATATG GTCATTGATGAGACCCTGGACGTGAAGGAGATGATTTTCAACGCCGAGAGAGTCGGAGGCCTCGAGGAGGAGCCG GAATCTGTGGGGCCCCTGCGGGAGGACTTCAGCCTGAGCAGCAGCGCCCTCATCGGCCTGCTGGTCATCGCAGTGGCCATCGCCACGGTCATCGTCATCAGCCTGGTGATGCTGAGGAAGAGGCAGTACGGCACCATCAGCCACGGGATCGTGGAG
- the APLP2 gene encoding amyloid beta precursor like protein 2 isoform X5: MFCGKLNMHVNIQTGKWEPDPTGTQSCFGTKEEVLQYCQEMYPELQITNVMEANQPVSVDNWCRRDKKQCKTHIVIPFKCLVGEFVSDVLLVPEKCQFSHKERMEVCENHQHWHTVVKEACLTQGMSLYSYGMLLPCGVDQFHGTEYVCCPQTKVVESAVSKEEEEEEEEDEEEDEEEDYDIYKSEFPTEADLEDFTEAAVDEDDEEEEEGEEVVEDRDYYYDTFKGGDYNEESPTEPSSDGTAAETEISHDVKAVCSQEALTGPCRAVMPRWYFDLSKGKCVRFIYGGCGGNRNNFESEEYCMAVCKAMIPPTPLPTNDVDVYFETSADDNEHARFQKAKEQLEIRHRNRMDRVKKEWEEAELQAKNLPKAERQTLIQHFQAMVKALEKEAASEKQQLVETHLARVEAMLNDRRRVALENYLAALQSDPPRPHRILQALRRYVRAENKDRLHTIRHYQHVLAVDPEKAAQMKSQVMTHLHVIEERRNQSLSLLYKVPYVAQEIQEEIDELLQEQRADMDQFTASVSETPVDVRVSSEESEEILPFHPLHPFPPLPEREDTQPQLYHPMKKGSALGEPEGGLIGAEEKVINNKKKADENMVIDETLDVKEMIFNAERVGGLEEEPESVGPLREDFSLSSSALIGLLVIAVAIATVIVISLVMLRKRQYGTISHGIVEVDPMLTPEERHLNKMQNHGYENPTYKYLEQMQI, translated from the exons ATGTTTTGTGGGAAGTTAAATATGCACGTGAACATTCAGACTGGGAAATGGGAACCTGACCCAACGGGCACTCAGAGCTGCTTCGGAACAAAAGAAGAAGTTCTCCAGTACTGTCAGGAG ATGTATCCAGAGCTGCAGATCACAAATGTGATGGAGGCAAACCAGCCTGTCAGCGTGGACAACTGGTGCCGGAGGGACAAGAAGCAGTGCAAGACTCACATCGTGATCCCCTTCAAGTGTCTCG TGGGTGAGTTTGTAAGTGACGTTCTGCTAGTTCCAGAAAAGTGCCAGTTTTCCCACAAGGAGCGGATGGAGGTGTGCGAGAATCACCAGCACTGGCACACCGTGGTCAAAGAG GCCTGCCTGACCCAGGGAATGAGCTTGTACAGCTATGGCATGCTGCTCCCCTGTGGGGTGGACCAGTTCCACGGCACCGAGTACGTGTGCTGCCCTCAGACAAAGGTTGTTGAATCTGCTGTGTctaaagaagaggaggaggaggaggaggaggatgaagaggaggatgaagaggaagacTACGATATTTATAAAAG TGAATTTCCCACTGAAGCGGACCTGGAAGACTTCACAGAAGCAGCTGTGGACGAGGatgacgaggaggaggaggaaggggaggaagtggTGGAAGACCGTGATTACTACTACGACACCTTCAAGGGAGGTGACTACAACGAGGAGAGCCCAACGGAGCCCAGCAGCGACGGGACCGCTGCGGAGACGGAGATCTCTCACGACGTCAAAG CTGTCTGCTCCCAGGAGGCGCTGACGGGGCCCTGCCGGGCCGTGATGCCCCGGTGGTACTTCGACCTCTCCAAGGGGAAGTGCGTGCGCTTTATATATGGCGGCTGCGGCGGCAACAGGAACAATTTTGAGTCTGAGGAGTATTGTATGGCTGTGTGTAAAGCGATGA TTCCCCCAACTCCTCTGCCAACCAATGATGTCGACGTGTATTTCGAGACCTCTGCAGATGACAACGAGCACGCCCGCTTCCAGAAGGCCAAGGAGCAGCTGGAAATCCGGCACCGAAACCGCATGGACAGG GTGAAGAAGGAATGGGAAGAGGCTGAACTTCAAGCAAAGAACCTCCCCAAAGCAGAGAGGCAGACTCTCATTCAG CACTTCCAAGCCATGGTGAAGGCGCTGGAGAAGGAAGCGGCCAGCGAGAAGCAGCAGCTGGTGGAGACGCACCTGGCGCGGGTGGAGGCCATGCTCAACGACCGCCGCCGGGTGGCGCTGGAGAACTACCTGGCGGCCCTGCAGTCAGATCCTCCGCGG CCCCATCGCATTCTGCAAGCCTTGCGGCGCTACGTCCGCGCTGAGAACAAAGATCGCCTCCACACCATCCGTCATTACCAGCACGTGCTGGCTGTCGACCCCGAAAAGGCGGCCCAGATGAAGTCCCAG GTGATGACACATCTCCATGTGATTGAAGAAAGGAGGAACCAGAGCCTCTCTCTGCTCTACAAAGTACCTTACGTGGCCCaagaaatccaagaggaaattG ATGAGCTGCTTCAGGAACAGCGAGCGGACATGGACCAGTTCACCGCCTCCGTCTCGGAGACCCCCGTGGACGTGCGAGTGAGCTCAGAAGAGAGTGAGGAGATCCTGCCGTTCCACCCCCTCCATCCCTTCCCGCCCCTGCCTGAGCGCGAAG ACACTCAACCGCAGCTGTATCACCCAATGAAAAAAG GATCTGCGCTGGGAGAGCCGGAAGGAGGACTAATCGGGGCCGAGGAGAAAGTGATTAACAATAAGAAGAAAGCGGATGAAAATATG GTCATTGATGAGACCCTGGACGTGAAGGAGATGATTTTCAACGCCGAGAGAGTCGGAGGCCTCGAGGAGGAGCCG GAATCTGTGGGGCCCCTGCGGGAGGACTTCAGCCTGAGCAGCAGCGCCCTCATCGGCCTGCTGGTCATCGCAGTGGCCATCGCCACGGTCATCGTCATCAGCCTGGTGATGCTGAGGAAGAGGCAGTACGGCACCATCAGCCACGGGATCGTGGAG
- the APLP2 gene encoding amyloid beta precursor like protein 2 isoform X1: protein MAATGTAAAAATGKLLVLLLLGLTAPAAALAGYIEALAANAGTGFAVAEPQIAMFCGKLNMHVNIQTGKWEPDPTGTQSCFGTKEEVLQYCQEMYPELQITNVMEANQPVSVDNWCRRDKKQCKTHIVIPFKCLVGEFVSDVLLVPEKCQFSHKERMEVCENHQHWHTVVKEACLTQGMSLYSYGMLLPCGVDQFHGTEYVCCPQTKVVESAVSKEEEEEEEEDEEEDEEEDYDIYKSEFPTEADLEDFTEAAVDEDDEEEEEGEEVVEDRDYYYDTFKGGDYNEESPTEPSSDGTAAETEISHDVKAVCSQEALTGPCRAVMPRWYFDLSKGKCVRFIYGGCGGNRNNFESEEYCMAVCKAMIPPTPLPTNDVDVYFETSADDNEHARFQKAKEQLEIRHRNRMDRVKKEWEEAELQAKNLPKAERQTLIQHFQAMVKALEKEAASEKQQLVETHLARVEAMLNDRRRVALENYLAALQSDPPRPHRILQALRRYVRAENKDRLHTIRHYQHVLAVDPEKAAQMKSQVMTHLHVIEERRNQSLSLLYKVPYVAQEIQEEIDELLQEQRADMDQFTASVSETPVDVRVSSEESEEILPFHPLHPFPPLPEREDTQPQLYHPMKKGSALGEPEGGLIGAEEKVINNKKKADENMVIDETLDVKEMIFNAERVGGLEEEPESVGPLREDFSLSSSALIGLLVIAVAIATVIVISLVMLRKRQYGTISHGIVEVDPMLTPEERHLNKMQNHGYENPTYKYLEQMQI, encoded by the exons GCCCTCGCAGCCAACGCCGGAACAGGATTTGCTGTCGCTGAGCCTCAGATTGCAATGTTTTGTGGGAAGTTAAATATGCACGTGAACATTCAGACTGGGAAATGGGAACCTGACCCAACGGGCACTCAGAGCTGCTTCGGAACAAAAGAAGAAGTTCTCCAGTACTGTCAGGAG ATGTATCCAGAGCTGCAGATCACAAATGTGATGGAGGCAAACCAGCCTGTCAGCGTGGACAACTGGTGCCGGAGGGACAAGAAGCAGTGCAAGACTCACATCGTGATCCCCTTCAAGTGTCTCG TGGGTGAGTTTGTAAGTGACGTTCTGCTAGTTCCAGAAAAGTGCCAGTTTTCCCACAAGGAGCGGATGGAGGTGTGCGAGAATCACCAGCACTGGCACACCGTGGTCAAAGAG GCCTGCCTGACCCAGGGAATGAGCTTGTACAGCTATGGCATGCTGCTCCCCTGTGGGGTGGACCAGTTCCACGGCACCGAGTACGTGTGCTGCCCTCAGACAAAGGTTGTTGAATCTGCTGTGTctaaagaagaggaggaggaggaggaggaggatgaagaggaggatgaagaggaagacTACGATATTTATAAAAG TGAATTTCCCACTGAAGCGGACCTGGAAGACTTCACAGAAGCAGCTGTGGACGAGGatgacgaggaggaggaggaaggggaggaagtggTGGAAGACCGTGATTACTACTACGACACCTTCAAGGGAGGTGACTACAACGAGGAGAGCCCAACGGAGCCCAGCAGCGACGGGACCGCTGCGGAGACGGAGATCTCTCACGACGTCAAAG CTGTCTGCTCCCAGGAGGCGCTGACGGGGCCCTGCCGGGCCGTGATGCCCCGGTGGTACTTCGACCTCTCCAAGGGGAAGTGCGTGCGCTTTATATATGGCGGCTGCGGCGGCAACAGGAACAATTTTGAGTCTGAGGAGTATTGTATGGCTGTGTGTAAAGCGATGA TTCCCCCAACTCCTCTGCCAACCAATGATGTCGACGTGTATTTCGAGACCTCTGCAGATGACAACGAGCACGCCCGCTTCCAGAAGGCCAAGGAGCAGCTGGAAATCCGGCACCGAAACCGCATGGACAGG GTGAAGAAGGAATGGGAAGAGGCTGAACTTCAAGCAAAGAACCTCCCCAAAGCAGAGAGGCAGACTCTCATTCAG CACTTCCAAGCCATGGTGAAGGCGCTGGAGAAGGAAGCGGCCAGCGAGAAGCAGCAGCTGGTGGAGACGCACCTGGCGCGGGTGGAGGCCATGCTCAACGACCGCCGCCGGGTGGCGCTGGAGAACTACCTGGCGGCCCTGCAGTCAGATCCTCCGCGG CCCCATCGCATTCTGCAAGCCTTGCGGCGCTACGTCCGCGCTGAGAACAAAGATCGCCTCCACACCATCCGTCATTACCAGCACGTGCTGGCTGTCGACCCCGAAAAGGCGGCCCAGATGAAGTCCCAG GTGATGACACATCTCCATGTGATTGAAGAAAGGAGGAACCAGAGCCTCTCTCTGCTCTACAAAGTACCTTACGTGGCCCaagaaatccaagaggaaattG ATGAGCTGCTTCAGGAACAGCGAGCGGACATGGACCAGTTCACCGCCTCCGTCTCGGAGACCCCCGTGGACGTGCGAGTGAGCTCAGAAGAGAGTGAGGAGATCCTGCCGTTCCACCCCCTCCATCCCTTCCCGCCCCTGCCTGAGCGCGAAG ACACTCAACCGCAGCTGTATCACCCAATGAAAAAAG GATCTGCGCTGGGAGAGCCGGAAGGAGGACTAATCGGGGCCGAGGAGAAAGTGATTAACAATAAGAAGAAAGCGGATGAAAATATG GTCATTGATGAGACCCTGGACGTGAAGGAGATGATTTTCAACGCCGAGAGAGTCGGAGGCCTCGAGGAGGAGCCG GAATCTGTGGGGCCCCTGCGGGAGGACTTCAGCCTGAGCAGCAGCGCCCTCATCGGCCTGCTGGTCATCGCAGTGGCCATCGCCACGGTCATCGTCATCAGCCTGGTGATGCTGAGGAAGAGGCAGTACGGCACCATCAGCCACGGGATCGTGGAG
- the APLP2 gene encoding amyloid beta precursor like protein 2 isoform X2, with translation MAATGTAAAAATGKLLVLLLLGLTAPAAALAGYIEALAANAGTGFAVAEPQIAMFCGKLNMHVNIQTGKWEPDPTGTQSCFGTKEEVLQYCQEMYPELQITNVMEANQPVSVDNWCRRDKKQCKTHIVIPFKCLVGEFVSDVLLVPEKCQFSHKERMEVCENHQHWHTVVKEACLTQGMSLYSYGMLLPCGVDQFHGTEYVCCPQTKVVESAVSKEEEEEEEEDEEEDEEEDYDIYKSEFPTEADLEDFTEAAVDEDDEEEEEGEEVVEDRDYYYDTFKGGDYNEESPTEPSSDGTAAETEISHDVKAVCSQEALTGPCRAVMPRWYFDLSKGKCVRFIYGGCGGNRNNFESEEYCMAVCKAMIPPTPLPTNDVDVYFETSADDNEHARFQKAKEQLEIRHRNRMDRVKKEWEEAELQAKNLPKAERQTLIQHFQAMVKALEKEAASEKQQLVETHLARVEAMLNDRRRVALENYLAALQSDPPRPHRILQALRRYVRAENKDRLHTIRHYQHVLAVDPEKAAQMKSQVMTHLHVIEERRNQSLSLLYKVPYVAQEIQEEIDELLQEQRADMDQFTASVSETPVDVRVSSEESEEILPFHPLHPFPPLPEREGSALGEPEGGLIGAEEKVINNKKKADENMVIDETLDVKEMIFNAERVGGLEEEPESVGPLREDFSLSSSALIGLLVIAVAIATVIVISLVMLRKRQYGTISHGIVEVDPMLTPEERHLNKMQNHGYENPTYKYLEQMQI, from the exons GCCCTCGCAGCCAACGCCGGAACAGGATTTGCTGTCGCTGAGCCTCAGATTGCAATGTTTTGTGGGAAGTTAAATATGCACGTGAACATTCAGACTGGGAAATGGGAACCTGACCCAACGGGCACTCAGAGCTGCTTCGGAACAAAAGAAGAAGTTCTCCAGTACTGTCAGGAG ATGTATCCAGAGCTGCAGATCACAAATGTGATGGAGGCAAACCAGCCTGTCAGCGTGGACAACTGGTGCCGGAGGGACAAGAAGCAGTGCAAGACTCACATCGTGATCCCCTTCAAGTGTCTCG TGGGTGAGTTTGTAAGTGACGTTCTGCTAGTTCCAGAAAAGTGCCAGTTTTCCCACAAGGAGCGGATGGAGGTGTGCGAGAATCACCAGCACTGGCACACCGTGGTCAAAGAG GCCTGCCTGACCCAGGGAATGAGCTTGTACAGCTATGGCATGCTGCTCCCCTGTGGGGTGGACCAGTTCCACGGCACCGAGTACGTGTGCTGCCCTCAGACAAAGGTTGTTGAATCTGCTGTGTctaaagaagaggaggaggaggaggaggaggatgaagaggaggatgaagaggaagacTACGATATTTATAAAAG TGAATTTCCCACTGAAGCGGACCTGGAAGACTTCACAGAAGCAGCTGTGGACGAGGatgacgaggaggaggaggaaggggaggaagtggTGGAAGACCGTGATTACTACTACGACACCTTCAAGGGAGGTGACTACAACGAGGAGAGCCCAACGGAGCCCAGCAGCGACGGGACCGCTGCGGAGACGGAGATCTCTCACGACGTCAAAG CTGTCTGCTCCCAGGAGGCGCTGACGGGGCCCTGCCGGGCCGTGATGCCCCGGTGGTACTTCGACCTCTCCAAGGGGAAGTGCGTGCGCTTTATATATGGCGGCTGCGGCGGCAACAGGAACAATTTTGAGTCTGAGGAGTATTGTATGGCTGTGTGTAAAGCGATGA TTCCCCCAACTCCTCTGCCAACCAATGATGTCGACGTGTATTTCGAGACCTCTGCAGATGACAACGAGCACGCCCGCTTCCAGAAGGCCAAGGAGCAGCTGGAAATCCGGCACCGAAACCGCATGGACAGG GTGAAGAAGGAATGGGAAGAGGCTGAACTTCAAGCAAAGAACCTCCCCAAAGCAGAGAGGCAGACTCTCATTCAG CACTTCCAAGCCATGGTGAAGGCGCTGGAGAAGGAAGCGGCCAGCGAGAAGCAGCAGCTGGTGGAGACGCACCTGGCGCGGGTGGAGGCCATGCTCAACGACCGCCGCCGGGTGGCGCTGGAGAACTACCTGGCGGCCCTGCAGTCAGATCCTCCGCGG CCCCATCGCATTCTGCAAGCCTTGCGGCGCTACGTCCGCGCTGAGAACAAAGATCGCCTCCACACCATCCGTCATTACCAGCACGTGCTGGCTGTCGACCCCGAAAAGGCGGCCCAGATGAAGTCCCAG GTGATGACACATCTCCATGTGATTGAAGAAAGGAGGAACCAGAGCCTCTCTCTGCTCTACAAAGTACCTTACGTGGCCCaagaaatccaagaggaaattG ATGAGCTGCTTCAGGAACAGCGAGCGGACATGGACCAGTTCACCGCCTCCGTCTCGGAGACCCCCGTGGACGTGCGAGTGAGCTCAGAAGAGAGTGAGGAGATCCTGCCGTTCCACCCCCTCCATCCCTTCCCGCCCCTGCCTGAGCGCGAAG GATCTGCGCTGGGAGAGCCGGAAGGAGGACTAATCGGGGCCGAGGAGAAAGTGATTAACAATAAGAAGAAAGCGGATGAAAATATG GTCATTGATGAGACCCTGGACGTGAAGGAGATGATTTTCAACGCCGAGAGAGTCGGAGGCCTCGAGGAGGAGCCG GAATCTGTGGGGCCCCTGCGGGAGGACTTCAGCCTGAGCAGCAGCGCCCTCATCGGCCTGCTGGTCATCGCAGTGGCCATCGCCACGGTCATCGTCATCAGCCTGGTGATGCTGAGGAAGAGGCAGTACGGCACCATCAGCCACGGGATCGTGGAG